The Listeria cossartiae subsp. cossartiae genome includes a region encoding these proteins:
- a CDS encoding thiamine diphosphokinase gives MKIIHIMVGGPASELPDLKQYTNADISWVGVDRGAKRLLDRGIVPTIAMGDFDSLTIEELADLKTKVNEVLEFPAEKDETDTEIGLSWAMEQQPDIIRIFGATGGRLDHLLANLMMLTKPRFLAAVPVVELIDRYNYIKMYAPGSYTIEKLPDKKYVAFTTMKDVTGLTLKGFAYPLDNATYPVGSALSSNEFVDQVGEFSFTSGMILLTQSND, from the coding sequence ATGAAGATAATTCATATCATGGTTGGTGGACCCGCGTCAGAACTTCCAGATTTAAAGCAATATACGAATGCAGATATTAGTTGGGTTGGCGTGGACCGCGGAGCCAAACGGTTATTAGATAGAGGAATTGTCCCAACGATTGCGATGGGCGATTTTGATTCACTTACAATAGAAGAATTAGCAGATTTAAAAACAAAAGTAAACGAAGTGCTCGAATTTCCCGCTGAAAAAGATGAAACAGACACGGAAATCGGCCTAAGTTGGGCAATGGAACAACAACCAGATATAATACGTATTTTTGGAGCCACAGGAGGGCGTTTAGACCATTTACTAGCGAATCTAATGATGCTAACCAAACCACGTTTTCTAGCCGCTGTGCCAGTCGTAGAATTGATTGATCGCTATAATTACATCAAAATGTACGCGCCAGGAAGCTACACAATTGAAAAGTTGCCAGACAAAAAATACGTCGCCTTTACAACGATGAAAGATGTGACAGGCCTGACGTTAAAAGGATTTGCTTATCCACTTGATAACGCTACATATCCAGTTGGCTCGGCACTCTCAAGTAATGAATTTGTGGATCAAGTAGGAGAATTTTCTTTCACAAGCGGAATGATTTTATTAACGCAAAGTAATGATTAA
- the rsgA gene encoding ribosome small subunit-dependent GTPase A, protein MLEGQIIKALSGFYYVFSEGNVYQCRARGNFRKRNISPLVGDDVEFQIENKTDGYILDVMSRENALVRPPVANIDIAILVFSAVEPDFSTNLADRFLVAIEKEDIKPVICISKMDLASEAEKEQIAVYKDIYENIGYDVFVTNDEPDKEAIKDYISGKIAVIAGQSGVGKSTLLNSLNSDLTLKTAEISNSLGRGKHTTRHVELMPIGDGFVADTPGFSSIEWDDLQPETLQFCFPEIEDRRSGCKFRGCMHENEPNCAVKTAVEANEIAEFRYKHYIQILQELKNRKPRY, encoded by the coding sequence GTGCTGGAAGGACAAATTATCAAAGCGTTGAGCGGATTTTACTATGTATTTTCAGAAGGAAATGTCTACCAATGTCGCGCAAGAGGGAACTTTAGAAAGCGAAATATTTCCCCGCTTGTTGGCGACGATGTAGAATTTCAAATCGAAAATAAAACGGACGGTTATATTTTAGATGTGATGTCCCGGGAGAATGCTCTTGTGCGTCCTCCTGTGGCAAACATCGATATCGCAATTTTAGTATTTTCAGCGGTAGAACCCGATTTTTCCACGAACCTAGCAGACCGTTTTTTAGTGGCAATTGAAAAGGAAGACATTAAACCTGTTATTTGTATTAGCAAAATGGACTTGGCCTCAGAAGCGGAAAAAGAGCAGATTGCGGTCTATAAAGATATTTATGAAAATATCGGCTATGATGTGTTCGTAACAAATGATGAGCCGGATAAAGAAGCGATTAAAGACTACATTAGCGGCAAAATCGCGGTTATCGCTGGACAATCAGGCGTTGGGAAATCTACTTTGTTAAACAGCTTAAATAGCGATTTAACTTTAAAAACAGCAGAAATTTCCAACTCACTTGGTCGCGGGAAGCATACAACAAGACATGTGGAGCTGATGCCGATTGGTGATGGTTTTGTCGCCGATACACCTGGCTTTAGTTCGATTGAATGGGATGACTTACAACCGGAAACACTACAGTTTTGTTTTCCAGAAATAGAAGACCGACGTAGTGGCTGTAAATTCCGCGGTTGTATGCACGAAAACGAGCCTAACTGCGCAGTGAAAACAGCTGTTGAAGCAAATGAAATAGCCGAATTTCGCTATAAACACTATATCCAAATTTTACAAGAATTAAAAAACAGAAAGCCGAGGTATTAA
- the pknB gene encoding Stk1 family PASTA domain-containing Ser/Thr kinase, producing the protein MMIGKRLSDRYKILHAIGGGGMANVYLAHDIILDRDVAVKILRIDLADESNLIRRFQREAQSATSLVHPNIVSVYDVGEENDLHYIVMEHVDGMDLKQYIHENHPISYDKAVDIMLQIVSAVAIAHQHHIIHRDLKPQNILIDHDGVVKITDFGIAMALSETSITQTNSLLGSVHYLSPEQARGGMATQKSDIYSLGIVLYELLTGKVPFDGESAVSIAIKHLQADIPSARAQNPEIPQSLENIIIKATAKDPFLRYQNAEEMEKDLQTCLNPDRLNEPKYIFPTDDGDTKAIPIIATKETMKNLDKTIVPEGKVAAAETTPDEQKGKKKKKMSKKKKIAIIVSSVIAIFAIAILLLWLLGKSPDEVAVPDVSGKTEDQAVALLQKEGFVIGKTAEKNSDEVAEGKVINTDPAAGEMKEKGTKINLFVSNGSKKITMENYTGRSYTDTKALLEQQGFKNISSEEAYSSEVGKGMIISQTPAQGTEVVAKSTNVKFVVSKGAEPITLKDLRGYTKTAVEDYASSLGLKVSSKEENSDSVEKGQVISQSPSAGSNVSAGDTIEIVISAGPKEKQVKEVTKTFNIAYTPSDEENPQPQKIQIYIQDKNHSMTSSYRELTITQNTSVEITFQIEEGTSAGYKIMSDSKVIDEGTVPYPK; encoded by the coding sequence ATGATGATTGGTAAGCGATTAAGTGATCGATATAAGATTTTACATGCAATAGGCGGCGGCGGAATGGCCAATGTGTATCTGGCGCATGATATTATTCTTGATAGAGACGTTGCAGTGAAGATTTTACGCATTGATTTAGCAGATGAGAGCAACCTTATTCGTCGATTCCAACGAGAAGCTCAATCGGCAACGAGTTTAGTTCACCCTAATATTGTTAGTGTGTACGACGTTGGTGAAGAAAATGATTTACATTATATAGTGATGGAGCATGTGGACGGAATGGACTTAAAACAGTACATTCACGAAAATCACCCAATCAGCTACGACAAAGCAGTCGACATTATGCTACAAATCGTTTCTGCTGTTGCAATTGCCCATCAACATCATATTATTCACCGCGATTTAAAGCCGCAAAATATTTTAATTGATCATGATGGTGTGGTAAAAATTACCGATTTTGGAATTGCGATGGCACTTTCGGAAACGTCGATTACACAAACCAATTCCTTACTTGGATCTGTTCATTATTTATCTCCAGAACAAGCACGCGGCGGAATGGCAACACAAAAATCAGACATTTATTCGCTAGGAATCGTGTTATACGAACTATTAACTGGAAAAGTACCTTTTGACGGTGAATCAGCAGTTTCGATTGCGATTAAGCATTTACAAGCGGACATCCCGTCGGCAAGAGCGCAAAATCCAGAAATACCACAAAGCCTAGAAAATATTATTATTAAAGCAACGGCAAAAGATCCATTTTTACGTTATCAAAACGCGGAAGAAATGGAAAAAGACTTGCAAACCTGCCTAAATCCAGACAGACTAAACGAGCCGAAATACATTTTCCCAACAGATGATGGTGATACGAAAGCAATTCCAATTATCGCGACGAAAGAAACGATGAAAAACCTCGATAAAACCATTGTCCCAGAAGGAAAAGTAGCTGCAGCTGAAACAACACCAGATGAGCAAAAAGGCAAGAAAAAGAAAAAAATGAGCAAGAAAAAGAAAATTGCTATCATCGTTTCGTCCGTTATCGCCATTTTTGCGATTGCGATTTTACTACTTTGGCTTCTAGGTAAGAGTCCTGATGAAGTAGCTGTGCCGGATGTTTCTGGTAAAACAGAAGACCAAGCAGTAGCGCTTCTTCAAAAAGAAGGCTTTGTCATCGGGAAAACCGCCGAGAAAAATAGTGATGAAGTGGCGGAAGGAAAAGTCATTAATACCGACCCAGCAGCAGGTGAAATGAAAGAAAAAGGAACAAAAATCAATTTATTTGTAAGTAATGGTTCGAAAAAAATCACGATGGAAAACTACACCGGAAGAAGCTACACTGATACAAAAGCGTTACTCGAACAACAAGGCTTTAAAAATATTTCGTCCGAGGAAGCGTATAGTTCTGAAGTTGGTAAAGGCATGATTATTAGCCAAACGCCAGCACAAGGAACGGAAGTAGTAGCCAAATCAACTAACGTGAAATTCGTTGTAAGTAAAGGCGCAGAACCGATCACGCTGAAAGACTTACGAGGCTATACGAAAACAGCTGTAGAAGATTATGCATCGTCCCTTGGTCTAAAAGTTTCCAGTAAAGAAGAAAACTCTGATTCCGTTGAAAAAGGACAAGTGATTTCGCAGTCCCCATCAGCCGGATCAAATGTTTCTGCGGGAGATACGATTGAAATCGTCATTTCTGCTGGACCAAAAGAAAAACAAGTCAAAGAAGTAACGAAAACGTTTAACATCGCCTATACACCGAGCGATGAAGAAAATCCACAACCACAGAAAATCCAAATTTACATTCAAGATAAAAACCACAGCATGACAAGTTCTTACCGAGAATTGACGATTACACAAAACACGTCGGTAGAAATCACGTTCCAAATTGAAGAAGGTACTAGTGCAGGTTATAAAATCATGAGCGATAGTAAAGTAATCGATGAAGGCACAGTCCCTTATCCAAAATAA
- a CDS encoding Stp1/IreP family PP2C-type Ser/Thr phosphatase yields the protein MHAEFRTDRGRIRHHNEDNGGVFENKDNQPIVIVADGMGGHRAGDVASEMAVRLLSDAWKETTALLTAEEIETWLQKTIQEVNKQIVLYAESEMDLNGMGTTLVAAIMAQSQVVIANVGDSRGYLLQNNVLRQLTEDHSLVHELLRTGEISKEDAMNHPRKNILLRALGVEGKVEVDTFVVPFQTSDTLLLCSDGLTNMVPEVEMEEILKSKRTLSEKADVFITKANSYGGEDNITVLLVERDLTQKGRDAS from the coding sequence ATGCATGCAGAATTTAGAACAGATAGAGGCAGAATAAGACATCATAATGAAGACAATGGTGGCGTCTTTGAAAATAAAGACAACCAACCAATTGTCATTGTTGCAGACGGCATGGGTGGTCACCGCGCAGGAGACGTGGCGAGCGAAATGGCTGTTCGTTTACTAAGCGACGCATGGAAAGAAACGACCGCACTTTTGACCGCAGAAGAAATTGAAACGTGGCTTCAAAAAACAATTCAAGAAGTCAACAAACAAATTGTCCTTTATGCGGAAAGTGAAATGGATTTGAATGGTATGGGGACAACACTTGTAGCCGCAATTATGGCACAGTCACAAGTCGTTATCGCCAATGTTGGTGATAGCCGTGGTTATTTACTTCAAAATAACGTACTACGCCAACTAACCGAAGACCATTCGCTCGTACATGAACTTCTTAGAACAGGTGAAATTAGCAAAGAAGATGCCATGAATCATCCACGGAAAAATATCCTTTTACGTGCACTTGGCGTAGAAGGAAAAGTAGAAGTCGATACGTTTGTCGTACCTTTTCAAACGAGCGACACGTTACTGCTTTGTTCCGATGGGTTAACGAATATGGTTCCTGAAGTAGAAATGGAAGAAATTTTAAAAAGTAAACGTACTCTTTCCGAAAAAGCAGATGTATTTATTACAAAAGCGAATTCGTATGGGGGAGAAGATAATATTACCGTGCTGTTAGTCGAACGAGATCTGACGCAGAAAGGGAGGGACGCTTCATGA
- the rpe gene encoding ribulose-phosphate 3-epimerase translates to MGKIAPSILSADFANLARDIKEVENCGADYIHIDVMDGHFVPNITFGPAVVQAIRPETKLPLDVHLMIENPDTYIPEFAKAGADYITVHVEACTHLHRTLQLIRSYGVKAGAVLNPATPIDVLQHVLNELDMVLFMTVNPGFGGQKFIPEVLEKISAFKKIVDEKGLDIEIEVDGGVDHDTAKLCRDAGANVFVAGSYIYGNKNRQTPIDKLRAIVGE, encoded by the coding sequence ATGGGAAAAATAGCTCCTTCGATTTTAAGTGCAGACTTTGCAAATCTTGCGAGAGATATTAAAGAAGTAGAAAATTGCGGCGCAGACTACATCCATATTGACGTTATGGACGGACATTTCGTTCCAAATATTACTTTTGGTCCTGCTGTTGTTCAAGCGATTCGTCCGGAAACGAAACTACCACTTGATGTTCATTTAATGATTGAAAACCCGGATACGTATATTCCAGAATTTGCAAAAGCGGGTGCTGACTATATTACCGTGCATGTCGAAGCGTGCACGCATCTTCACCGCACTTTACAATTAATTCGTTCTTACGGTGTCAAAGCCGGAGCAGTACTTAATCCAGCCACACCAATTGACGTTTTACAACACGTATTAAATGAACTAGATATGGTTTTATTTATGACTGTAAATCCCGGTTTTGGCGGGCAAAAATTTATTCCAGAAGTGTTGGAGAAAATTAGCGCCTTCAAAAAAATCGTGGATGAAAAAGGTTTAGATATCGAGATTGAAGTGGATGGTGGCGTAGATCACGACACGGCAAAATTATGCCGTGACGCTGGTGCCAATGTATTTGTAGCGGGCAGTTACATTTACGGCAATAAAAATCGCCAAACACCAATTGATAAATTACGTGCCATTGTAGGAGAGTAA
- the rpmB gene encoding 50S ribosomal protein L28, which yields MAKECVITGRKSRSGNKRSHAMNSSKRTWKANLQKVRILVNGKPKKVWVSARALKSGKVERV from the coding sequence GTGTTATTACAGGCCGCAAATCACGTTCCGGTAACAAACGTTCCCACGCAATGAACTCCAGCAAACGTACTTGGAAAGCTAACTTGCAAAAAGTACGGATTCTGGTTAACGGCAAACCTAAAAAAGTTTGGGTATCTGCTCGTGCGCTTAAATCTGGTAAAGTGGAACGCGTTTAA